Proteins from one Triticum aestivum cultivar Chinese Spring chromosome 7A, IWGSC CS RefSeq v2.1, whole genome shotgun sequence genomic window:
- the LOC123148943 gene encoding cytochrome P450 72A15, translating to MATEGLRTLLADAARSPWGVAGAAAAVALLWFAAWVLEWAWWTPRRLGRALRAQGITGTRYRLFTGDIPENARCNAEARSRPMPRGDHDIAPRVLPMFSNAIKEHGKVSFTWFGPTPRVMVPDPELVREILSNKFGHFGKQRSTRIGRLLANGLANHEGEKWAKHRRILNPAFHHEKIKRMLPVFSACCEEMITRWENSMSADGSCEIDFCPEFQNLTGDVISRTAFGSNFQEGMKIFQLQGELGERLIQAFQTLFIPGYWFFPTKNNRRMRAIDREIRMILRGIIGKKERAIKNGEASSDDLLGLLLESNMQQSNGKANLGLSIEDIIQECKLFYFAGMETTSVLLTWTLIVLSMHPEWQEQAREEVLHHFGRTTPDFENLGRLKIVTMIFYEVLRLYPPITFLTRRTYKAMELGGIKYPAGVNLMLPILFIHHDPDIWGKDASEFNPQRFADGISNAAKHPAAFFPFGGGPRICIGQNFALLEAKMALSIILQRFSFELSPSYIHAPYTVITLQPQHGAQIRLKKI from the exons ATGGCGACCGAGGGCCTCCGGACGCTGCTGGCGGACGCCGCTCGCTCCCCGTGGGGCGTCGCCGGCGCCGCGGCGGCCGTGGCGCTGCTGTGGTTCGCCGCCTGGGTCCTGGAGTGGGCGTGGTGGACGCCGCGGCGGCTGGGCCGGGCGCTGCGGGCCCAGGGAATCACGGGCACCCGCTACCGCCTCTTCACCGGCGACATACCGGAGAACGCCCGGTGCAACGCCGAGGCCCGGTCGCGGCCCATGCCGCGAGGTGACCACGACATCGCCCCCCGCGTGCTGCCCATGTTCTCCAACGCCATTAAGGAGCACG GGAAAGTGTCCTTCACTTGGTTTGGCCCAACGCCAAGGGTGATGGTTCCAGACCCGGAGTTAGTGAGAGAAATTCTGTCCAACAAGTTTGGACACTTCGGGAAACAGAGGAGCACCCGCATTGGGAGGCTGCTAGCCAACGGGCTTGCAAATCATGAAGGCGAGAAATGGGCAAAGCACCGAAGAATCCTCAATCCCGCCTTTCACCATGAGAAGATAAAG AGGATGCTGCCAGTTTTTTCTGCTTGCTGTGAAGAGATGATTACAAGATGGGAGAATTCGATGTCCGCTGACGGATCGTGTGAGATTGACTTCTGTCCTGAGTTCCAGAATCTTACCGGAGATGTCATCTCGAGAACAGCATTTGGTAGCAATTTTCAGGAGGGGATGAAAATATTCCAGCTGCAAGGGGAGTTAGGTGAACGGCTGATACAGGCATTTCAGACACTTTTTATCCCAGGCTACTG GTTCTTCCCAACAAAGAACAACAGAAGGATGAGAGCAATTGATCGTGAGATCCGCATGATTCTGCGAGGCATTATTGGGAAAAAGGAAAGAGCTATTAAAAATGGTGAAGCTAGCAGCGATGACTTGCTAGGATTGCTCTTGGAGTCAAATATGCAACAATCAAATGGGAAGGCAAATCTAGGACTGAGTATTGAAGATATAATTCAGGAATGCAAGTTATTTTACTTTGCAGGTATGGAGACAACATCTGTCTTGCTCACATGGACACTAATTGTGCTAAGCATGCACCCAGAGTGGCAAGAGCAGGCAAGAGAGGAAGTGTTGCATCACTTTGGAAGAACCACACCAGATTTTGAGAACTTGGGTCGCCTTAAGATT GTTACAATGATTTTCTATGAGGTTCTTAGGTTGTACCCGCCAATAACCTTCCTTACGCGAAGAACTTACAAGGCAATGGAGCTTGGCGGCATCAAATATCCGGCAGGCGTGAACCTTATGTTGCCCATTCTGTTTATCCACCATGACCCTGATATTTGGGGAAAAGACGCAAGCGAATTCAATCCACAGAGGTTTGCTGATGGCATCTCAAATGCAGCGAAACATCCGGCGGCATTCTTTCCTTTTGGAGGGGGTCCTCGGATATGCATCGGCCAGAACTTTGCGTTGCTGGAAGCAAAGATGGCTCTGAGCATCATCCTCCAGCGCTTCTCGTTCGAGCTCTCGCCGTCCTACATTCACGCACCGTACACCGTGATAACCCTGCAGCCGCAGCACGGTGCGCAAATTAGGCTGAAGAAGATATGA
- the LOC123148942 gene encoding cytochrome P450 72A397, translated as MATESLRMLLGDASPWSVAGAAAAVALLWLGAWVLEWAWWTPRRLGRALRAQGLRGTRYRLFTGDVPENARLSREARLQPLPRGSHDITPRVQPMSCNVIKEHGKMSFTWFGPTPRVTIPDPELVREILSNKFGHYGKQKSSRFGKLLADGVANHEGDKWAKHRRILNPAFHHEKIKRMLPVFSACCEEMITRWENSMPTGGFCEIDVFPEFQNLTGDVISRTAFGSNYQEGMKIFQLQGELCERLIQAFQTLFIPGYWFLPTKNNRRMRAIDREIRTILRGIIGKKERAIKNGEASSDDLLGLLLESNMQQANGKANLGMSIEDIIEECKLFYFAGMETTSVLLTWTLVVLSMHPEWQEQAREEVLHQFGRTRPDFENLSRLKIVTMILYEVLRLYPPAIFLARRTYKAMELGGIRYPAGVNLMLPLIFIHHDPDIWGKDAKEFNPQRFADGISNAAKHPAAFFPFGGGPRICIGQNFALLEAKMALSTILQRFSFELSPSYIHAPYTVLILQPQHGAQIRLKKI; from the exons ATGGCGACCGAAAGCCTCCGGATGCTGCTGGGGGACGCCTCGCCGTGGAGCGTCGCCGGCGCCGCGGCGGCCGTGGCGCTGCTGTGGCTGGGGGCGTGGGTCCTGGAGTGGGCGTGGTGGACGCCGCGGCGGCTGGGCCGGGCTCTGCGGGCCCAGGGCCTCCGGGGCACCCGGTACCGGCTCTTCACCGGCGACGTGCCGGAGAACGCCCGGCTCAGCAGGGAGGCCCGGCTGCAGCCCTTGCCGCGCGGCTCCCACGACATCACCCCTCGCGTGCAGCCCATGTCCTGCAACGTCATCAAGGAGCACG GGAAGATGTCGTTCACTTGGTTTGGTCCAACGCCGAGGGTGACGATTCCTGACCCGGAATTGGTGCGAGAAATTCTGTCCAACAAGTTTGGACACTACGGGAAGCAAAAGAGTAGCCGTTTCGGGAAGCTGCTAGCCGACGGAGTTGCAAATCATGAAGGCGACAAATGGGCAAAGCACCGAAGAATCCTCAATCCCGCCTTTCACCATGAGAAGATAAAG AGGATGCTGCCTGTATTTTCTGCGTGTTGCGAAGAAATGATTACAAGATGGGAGAATTCCATGCCCACTGGAGGATTTTGTGAGATTGACGTCTTTCCTGAGTTCCAGAATCTGACTGGAGATGTCATCTCGAGAACAGCATTTGGTAGCAATTATCAGGAGGGAATGAAAATATTCCAGCTGCAAGGGGAGTTATGTGAACGGCTAATACAGGCTTTTCAGACACTTTTCATCCCAGGCTATTG GTTCTTACCAACAAAAAACAACAGAAGGATGAGAGCAATTGATCGTGAAATCCGCACGATTCTACGAGGCATTATTGGGAAAAAAGAAAGAGCTATTAAAAACGGTGAAGCTAGCAGCGATGACTTGCTAGGATTGCTGTTGGAGTCAAATATGCAACAAGCAAATGGGAAAGCAAATCTTGGAATGAGTATTGAAGATATAATTGAGGAATGCAAGCTATTTTACTTTGCAGGTATGGAGACAACATCGGTCTTGCTCACATGGACTCTAGTTGTGCTAAGCATGCACCCAGAGTGGCAGGAGCAGGCAAGGGAGGAAGTTTTGCATCAGTTTGGAAGAACCAGACCAGATTTTGAGAACTTGAGTCGCCTGAAGATT GTAACAATGATTTTGTATGAGGTTCTTAGGTTGTACCCGCCAGCAATCTTCCTTGCGAGAAGAACTTACAAGGCAATGGAGCTTGGTGGCATCAGATATCCGGCAGGGGTGAACCTTATGTTGCCCCTTATCTTTATCCACCATGATCCCGATATTTGGGGAAAAGACGCAAAGGAATTCAATCCACAGCGGTTTGCTGATGGCATCTCGAATGCGGCAAAGCATCCGGCGGCGTTCTTCCCGTTTGGAGGGGGTCCTCGTATCTGCATCGGCCAGAACTTTGCGTTGCTGGAAGCAAAGATGGCTCTGAGCACCATCCTCCAGCGCTTCTCGTTCGAGCTCTCACCGTCCTACATCCACGCACCGTACACCGTGTTAATCCTGCAGCCACAGCACGGTGCTCAAATTAGGCTGAAGAAGATATGA